A stretch of Paenibacillus peoriae DNA encodes these proteins:
- a CDS encoding tyrosine-type recombinase/integrase: MIIMKTTLFLPTRTALIQKNILIRMERILKKTSIKKKATPHIFRHTHISMLTEAEVDIKTIMKRVGHDDAKTTLKVYTHVTEKMKKNANAKIKNHFSDILQI; this comes from the coding sequence ATGATTATCATGAAAACAACTTTGTTTTTGCCCACAAGAACGGCACTCATTCAAAAAAATATATTAATCCGTATGGAACGTATTCTCAAGAAAACCTCAATTAAAAAGAAAGCTACTCCTCACATTTTTCGGCACACTCACATATCGATGCTGACTGAAGCTGAAGTTGATATCAAAACAATCATGAAGCGAGTTGGTCATGATGACGCAAAAACGACATTGAAAGTCTATACACACGTTACGGAGAAAATGAAGAAAAATGCCAATGCGAAGATTAAAAATCACTTCTCAGACATCCTTCAAATCTGA
- a CDS encoding sugar O-acetyltransferase encodes MNIQERMTSKQLFTDHDANYPKEAAELAKARQRGKAICYEINNLHPDDVEMRKTLMKQLFGSIGENVWMEPPIRMSYGSNTTVGNNVYINFNLTVVDDYKVTIGNDVMFGPNVTIAVTNHPVHPEKRKEGGMFALPVAIEDGAWIGSGAIIVPGVTIGKGSVIGAGSVVTKDIPANVIAVGNPCRVLREITDHDREFYYKDMRFDQVEW; translated from the coding sequence ATGAATATCCAAGAAAGAATGACCAGCAAACAATTATTTACAGATCACGATGCTAATTATCCGAAAGAGGCTGCAGAGTTGGCAAAAGCACGCCAGCGTGGTAAGGCAATATGCTATGAAATTAATAATTTGCATCCAGATGATGTTGAAATGCGCAAAACGTTAATGAAACAACTTTTTGGAAGTATTGGAGAAAATGTATGGATGGAGCCGCCCATTCGCATGTCTTATGGTTCAAATACGACCGTAGGAAATAATGTATATATCAATTTCAATCTAACCGTGGTTGACGACTATAAAGTTACGATTGGTAATGATGTCATGTTTGGCCCGAATGTAACGATTGCTGTAACGAATCATCCTGTACATCCAGAAAAGCGCAAAGAAGGCGGGATGTTTGCATTACCAGTGGCCATTGAGGATGGGGCATGGATCGGGAGCGGAGCGATTATTGTTCCAGGAGTCACGATTGGCAAAGGGAGTGTAATTGGTGCTGGTAGCGTGGTAACCAAGGATATCCCGGCGAATGTAATAGCTGTTGGAAATCCATGCAGGGTTCTTCGGGAGATTACGGATCATGATAGAGAGTTTTACTATAAAGACATGCGTTTTGATCAAGTTGAATGGTAA